One stretch of Corallococcus soli DNA includes these proteins:
- a CDS encoding TIGR04563 family protein codes for MAGTDKRKQSLYFPEEMLKEIQEEANRQDRSLSWVVQQAWKIARERIKSFPAVNDVTGDERQDPREE; via the coding sequence ATGGCAGGCACCGACAAGCGCAAGCAGTCGCTGTACTTCCCCGAGGAGATGCTGAAGGAGATCCAGGAGGAGGCGAACCGGCAGGACCGTTCCCTCTCATGGGTGGTGCAGCAGGCCTGGAAGATCGCCCGCGAGCGCATCAAGTCATTCCCTGCCGTCAACGACGTCACTGGCGACGAACGCCAGGACCCTCGCGAGGAGTAG
- a CDS encoding TIGR04563 family protein gives MATTDHRKQSLYFPEEMLEEIQREANRQDRSLSWIVQQAWKVARADIRRMPSMNDVLGPLPPRQVAAVAQAPAAAPAAVVASAPASPDEPSKT, from the coding sequence ATGGCCACCACGGATCATCGCAAGCAGTCGCTCTACTTCCCCGAGGAGATGCTGGAGGAGATCCAGCGTGAGGCGAACCGGCAGGACCGTTCCCTCTCGTGGATCGTCCAGCAGGCGTGGAAGGTGGCCCGCGCCGACATCCGTCGGATGCCCTCGATGAACGACGTGCTCGGCCCCCTGCCCCCGCGGCAGGTGGCCGCCGTGGCCCAGGCCCCCGCTGCCGCTCCCGCGGCGGTGGTGGCCAGCGCCCCGGCCTCCCCGGACGAGCCCTCCAAGACGTAG